A genome region from Bacteroidota bacterium includes the following:
- a CDS encoding DUF2062 domain-containing protein produces MDTKTDNEKDSYLLQLQDKLFCKAEMERLCCVVIIPTFNNAASLAAVIEGVKNYTDNILVVNDGSTDGTAALLNDIAGIHVIAWSANKGKGYGLRKGFEKAVSLGFHYAITIDSDGQHSPDDIPAFLAGHKEMPEAIIIGARNMDQAGVPRKSSFGNRFSNFWFRFETGIRIPDTQSGYRFYPLERLKTIHFFTRKYEFEIEVIVRAAWKGVKVVSVPVSIFYAPKETRVSHFRPFRDFTRVSLLNTALVIISLLLIKPFYFVKVLNRKKIRDFFVNEVLASQDSNAKITFSVMLGMFMGIVPLWGWQMAVALVLAMALKLNKVITLVVSNVSIPPMIPFIVYGSYKMGGLVWIKNRVMLEFSTGISLKTIQLNVLQYLIGSVMLAVAMGILSGIVTIILLKIFRKGNVVKVIDR; encoded by the coding sequence TTGGATACAAAGACTGACAACGAAAAGGATTCCTATCTGTTGCAATTGCAAGATAAACTGTTCTGTAAAGCAGAAATGGAACGTCTTTGCTGTGTTGTAATTATTCCTACATTCAATAATGCCGCTTCGCTTGCTGCAGTAATTGAAGGTGTGAAGAATTATACTGACAATATTCTGGTTGTAAATGATGGTTCTACCGACGGAACCGCGGCTCTTCTTAATGATATTGCCGGAATTCATGTTATTGCATGGTCTGCAAACAAAGGCAAAGGCTACGGTCTGCGTAAAGGATTTGAAAAAGCCGTTTCTCTGGGATTCCACTATGCCATCACCATTGATTCCGACGGTCAGCATTCGCCCGACGATATTCCTGCATTTCTTGCCGGACATAAGGAAATGCCCGAGGCTATTATTATCGGAGCACGCAATATGGATCAGGCAGGCGTTCCGCGCAAAAGCAGTTTTGGCAATCGATTTTCAAATTTTTGGTTCCGCTTTGAAACAGGAATACGTATTCCCGATACACAATCGGGTTACAGGTTTTACCCGCTTGAGCGCTTAAAAACAATTCACTTTTTTACCCGTAAATATGAATTTGAAATTGAAGTAATTGTCCGTGCCGCATGGAAAGGCGTGAAAGTGGTGAGTGTGCCCGTGAGTATTTTCTATGCACCTAAAGAAACAAGGGTTTCACATTTTCGGCCGTTTCGCGATTTTACACGCGTGAGCCTGCTGAATACGGCACTGGTCATTATTTCACTGCTGCTTATCAAGCCGTTTTACTTTGTTAAGGTGCTGAATCGCAAAAAAATCCGCGATTTTTTCGTGAATGAAGTGCTTGCCAGTCAGGATTCCAATGCTAAAATTACGTTTTCGGTAATGCTCGGGATGTTTATGGGAATTGTACCGCTTTGGGGTTGGCAAATGGCGGTGGCTCTTGTTCTTGCCATGGCGCTCAAACTCAACAAAGTGATAACGCTGGTAGTGAGCAACGTGAGCATTCCGCCGATGATACCATTTATAGTTTACGGAAGTTATAAAATGGGTGGCTTAGTCTGGATTAAAAACAGGGTAATGCTTGAATTCAGTACCGGTATCAGCTTGAAAACCATACAACTCAATGTTTTGCAGTACCTTATCGGAAGTGTAATGCTGGCAGTCGCCATGGGAATTCTTTCGGGAATTGTGACAATTATCTTACTGAAGATATTCCGAAAAGGAAATGTTGTTAAAGTTATAGACCGGTAG
- a CDS encoding C45 family peptidase, which translates to MLLYIILILLVLIGLLFLLFVRAILVKPPKADGGVLEYMPRRETPDGLYICESGRLRKNRVGLWELYIEGEAYRRGLITGKLTAELIAKQEQIFVEEVKNFVPSAFYLFFLKLFVVFMNRKLNRNVGEEYNLEIYGISRSASDEFSKIGPAYIRILNYHAAHDIGHTLESLKFVGCTSFAAWGDSSDDGRVVLGRNFDFYMGDEFCSEKIVSFCKPDLGYRYMSVNWGGLTGTVSGMNEHGLAVTVNGAKSEMPNKSAMPITILVKKILQYAKNINEAFEIAKAHLIFVSESILVASAQDHKAVAIEKSPSKTVMYDTGNNHIICTNHFQSEAFADDKLNNENLLESASLYRFKRMEELFEEHKPISPLSAAAILRDRFGLGGADIGQGNEKAVNQLLAHHSVIFKPEQRLVWVSSWPYNLGEFVCYDLNSVFAHFPGMTENSDIDEHEWALPPDEFCVNGGFANFERFKEICTVLKTGTAGADDKIMDELIELNPEYFHTYLVLGDFCLKIKKQEKALDYYKMALLKEIPTTKERNVILSKARKIGYKD; encoded by the coding sequence ATGCTGCTTTACATTATATTAATACTGCTTGTTCTCATCGGTCTGCTGTTTTTACTCTTTGTAAGGGCGATTCTAGTGAAGCCACCCAAAGCGGATGGCGGAGTCCTTGAATACATGCCCCGGCGTGAAACTCCTGATGGTCTTTACATCTGCGAAAGCGGACGACTGAGAAAAAACAGGGTGGGACTGTGGGAGCTTTACATTGAAGGAGAAGCTTACCGCCGTGGACTTATCACGGGTAAGCTTACCGCTGAGCTTATCGCAAAACAGGAGCAGATATTTGTTGAAGAGGTTAAAAATTTCGTGCCTTCTGCTTTTTACCTTTTCTTCCTGAAGCTGTTTGTTGTTTTTATGAACCGCAAGCTGAACAGAAATGTGGGCGAAGAGTATAATCTTGAAATCTATGGCATTTCACGCTCTGCATCAGACGAATTCTCGAAAATCGGTCCCGCCTACATACGGATATTAAATTACCACGCGGCTCACGATATCGGTCATACCCTTGAAAGCCTTAAGTTTGTTGGTTGCACATCATTTGCTGCCTGGGGCGATAGCTCCGACGATGGTCGTGTTGTACTGGGAAGAAATTTTGATTTCTACATGGGTGATGAATTTTGCAGTGAGAAAATAGTGAGCTTCTGCAAACCTGACCTCGGATATCGATATATGTCTGTCAACTGGGGCGGTTTGACGGGTACCGTTTCCGGGATGAATGAACACGGACTGGCCGTTACGGTGAATGGTGCAAAATCGGAAATGCCTAATAAGTCGGCTATGCCGATAACCATTCTCGTTAAAAAGATACTGCAATACGCAAAGAATATTAATGAGGCATTCGAAATTGCCAAGGCGCACCTTATTTTCGTATCGGAGTCTATTCTGGTGGCTTCTGCTCAGGACCACAAAGCTGTGGCAATTGAGAAATCACCCAGTAAAACGGTGATGTATGATACGGGTAACAATCATATCATCTGTACCAATCATTTTCAAAGCGAAGCGTTTGCCGACGATAAACTGAATAATGAAAACCTGCTTGAAAGCGCATCGCTCTACCGTTTTAAAAGAATGGAAGAACTTTTCGAAGAGCATAAGCCGATATCTCCTTTGTCTGCTGCTGCTATTCTGCGCGATCGTTTTGGCCTGGGCGGCGCCGATATCGGGCAGGGAAACGAAAAGGCCGTGAATCAGTTGCTCGCGCATCATTCCGTCATTTTTAAACCCGAACAGCGGTTGGTGTGGGTATCGTCGTGGCCATATAATTTAGGTGAATTTGTATGTTACGACCTGAACAGCGTTTTTGCGCACTTTCCCGGAATGACCGAAAACAGCGATATAGATGAACACGAATGGGCGCTTCCTCCCGACGAATTTTGTGTGAACGGTGGATTTGCAAACTTTGAACGGTTTAAGGAAATTTGCACTGTTTTAAAAACGGGAACAGCAGGAGCAGACGATAAAATTATGGATGAGCTCATTGAACTAAATCCTGAATATTTTCATACATACCTTGTGCTGGGCGATTTTTGCCTGAAAATTAAAAAGCAGGAAAAGGCATTGGATTACTATAAAATGGCGCTGTTAAAGGAAATTCCGACGACGAAAGAACGAAATGTGATATTATCGAAAGCACGGAAAATTGGATACAAAGACTGA
- a CDS encoding lysophospholipid acyltransferase family protein — protein sequence MNVNANKNSAFQYILSLILGFISFMLFCIVSQFFTLKIFIPMPCSREKRKRINKKFLQLFAKFMVRSNLNVKLEIRGNENLVFERPVFIIANHQTLLDSPLMLMLNSRVVLITTDWLNNTSFRLLLRKYVELVAVSDGIEHGLAQVTTAMKRGDSVLVFPEGPRTAQGIGRFHKGAFYMAEKLNADILPVVLHGSPGIHGKKWYYLRRGRMVMKICEPIKHDDEQFGFGYAERTKKIATFFRDEYEKIDREGLPPDSVAIASS from the coding sequence ATGAATGTTAATGCTAATAAGAACAGCGCTTTTCAGTATATTTTGAGCCTGATTTTGGGATTCATTTCCTTCATGCTTTTCTGCATTGTCAGCCAGTTTTTTACGTTGAAGATTTTTATTCCTATGCCTTGCTCCCGTGAGAAACGCAAGCGCATCAATAAAAAATTTTTGCAGCTCTTTGCGAAATTTATGGTGCGTTCCAACTTAAATGTAAAACTAGAGATTCGGGGCAATGAAAATTTGGTGTTTGAGCGCCCTGTATTCATTATTGCCAACCATCAGACCTTACTCGATTCGCCCTTGATGCTGATGCTGAATTCCCGCGTCGTACTGATTACTACCGACTGGCTGAATAATACCTCTTTTCGGCTGTTGCTGCGGAAATATGTAGAATTGGTCGCCGTTTCTGATGGAATAGAACATGGATTAGCACAGGTTACAACGGCCATGAAAAGGGGAGACTCGGTACTCGTTTTCCCCGAAGGACCACGCACAGCTCAGGGTATCGGCCGATTTCACAAAGGCGCTTTTTATATGGCCGAAAAACTCAATGCGGATATTCTTCCCGTTGTCCTGCATGGAAGTCCCGGCATACATGGCAAAAAGTGGTATTACCTGAGGCGGGGACGCATGGTGATGAAAATTTGTGAGCCAATCAAACATGACGACGAACAATTCGGGTTCGGTTATGCCGAGCGAACCAAAAAGATTGCGACTTTTTTCAGGGATGAATATGAGAAGATTGACCGCGAGGGTTTACCTCCTGATTCTGTTGCAATAGCAAGCAGTTAA
- a CDS encoding 4Fe-4S binding protein, whose amino-acid sequence MNKFKIPLVSFGVFLIIGLVVWAFRNVMYFYLFTGIGFLDFGTRALVLYFPKFRQLIRWCLQFTIGSFLLVWLGLVIGVNFQFPQIFFDAYAGVVTGALIQLVVARLILPFFLGNGFCSRACWTGFFFEMTNTKKIDKRKIKPRSKLLAWSYLTTLIVLSVFVAFFWDPGNNVEVRKWAIIVENLFITTLGFILTFFIGSRAYCRMLCPFLTISGIISPLSLFKITPVSGNQCTHCKLCNVSCPMLIDVNAYVSNTKRINDRTCIVCERCISACKHSVLRLTTKDQLSK is encoded by the coding sequence TTGAACAAATTTAAAATTCCCCTCGTAAGTTTCGGTGTTTTTTTGATTATTGGATTAGTTGTCTGGGCATTCAGAAATGTGATGTATTTCTACCTGTTCACAGGAATAGGCTTTCTGGACTTCGGCACCCGGGCGTTGGTTTTGTATTTTCCGAAATTCCGCCAGCTAATAAGATGGTGCCTGCAATTTACCATTGGTTCATTCCTCTTAGTTTGGCTGGGATTGGTCATTGGGGTGAACTTTCAGTTTCCGCAAATATTTTTTGACGCCTATGCCGGAGTTGTTACCGGAGCTCTTATTCAATTAGTGGTTGCAAGGCTTATTCTGCCCTTCTTCCTAGGTAATGGTTTTTGCTCCCGCGCCTGCTGGACCGGCTTCTTTTTTGAGATGACCAACACCAAAAAAATTGATAAGCGAAAAATTAAACCCCGATCGAAGCTGCTTGCATGGAGTTATCTCACAACACTCATTGTACTATCAGTGTTTGTAGCATTTTTCTGGGATCCGGGCAATAACGTCGAGGTCAGAAAATGGGCGATTATTGTCGAAAATTTGTTCATCACAACACTGGGATTTATACTGACCTTTTTCATCGGAAGCCGTGCATACTGCAGGATGCTGTGCCCTTTTCTTACCATATCAGGTATTATTTCGCCGCTGTCGCTTTTTAAAATCACTCCTGTGAGTGGAAATCAATGCACACACTGCAAATTATGCAACGTGAGCTGTCCCATGCTTATCGATGTAAACGCTTATGTATCGAATACTAAAAGAATCAACGACCGAACATGTATTGTGTGCGAACGCTGCATCAGCGCATGCAAACACTCGGTATTGAGGCTGACCACGAAAGACCAACTATCAAAATAA
- a CDS encoding OsmC family protein yields MTIDVIFDGNKKINARVGKHIITTDQPVAGGGEGSAPTPFELFLASIATCAGIYVKGFCDNRGISVEGMKISQIHEFDEKGLVTDIRINIKLPEGFPEKYIDSVINVANLCKVKQTLASPPKISVIASTNECC; encoded by the coding sequence ATGACAATTGATGTAATATTTGACGGCAACAAAAAAATAAATGCCCGCGTTGGGAAACACATTATCACAACCGACCAGCCTGTTGCCGGAGGTGGTGAAGGTAGTGCACCAACACCTTTTGAACTTTTTCTGGCATCCATTGCTACATGCGCCGGAATCTATGTCAAAGGTTTTTGTGATAACCGCGGTATTTCTGTTGAAGGAATGAAGATTTCACAGATCCACGAGTTTGATGAAAAAGGCCTGGTTACGGACATCCGTATCAATATTAAATTGCCCGAGGGTTTTCCGGAGAAATATATTGACTCGGTTATCAATGTGGCAAACCTCTGCAAAGTAAAGCAAACACTGGCATCACCGCCAAAGATTAGCGTAATTGCCAGTACAAATGAGTGCTGTTAA
- a CDS encoding DUF2892 domain-containing protein, which produces MKKNMGMIDRVIRTLIALTIAVLFYLEVITGTLGIVLLILGGVFLLTSIFGFCPLYLPFGIKTCKTQK; this is translated from the coding sequence ATGAAAAAGAATATGGGAATGATTGACAGGGTAATCAGAACGCTGATAGCCCTCACTATTGCGGTACTGTTCTACCTCGAAGTAATAACAGGAACACTCGGTATTGTGCTGTTGATACTCGGTGGAGTATTTCTGCTGACATCAATATTTGGTTTTTGTCCCTTATATTTGCCTTTCGGAATCAAAACCTGCAAGACTCAGAAATAG
- a CDS encoding DUF6132 family protein translates to MENTCTNPVSCKEKMRVRARSHWPALLGIVVGAGGGFLYYLLVGCSSGACPITSNPWITMLWGAGLGYLLGDMFKIKPSKTKQNEKEYGND, encoded by the coding sequence ATGGAAAATACATGCACAAATCCGGTTTCTTGCAAAGAAAAGATGCGTGTCAGGGCCAGGTCGCACTGGCCTGCGCTGCTTGGTATTGTTGTCGGGGCAGGAGGCGGATTTCTTTATTACCTGCTCGTGGGCTGCTCAAGCGGTGCCTGCCCCATTACCTCTAATCCATGGATAACAATGTTATGGGGCGCCGGTTTAGGCTACCTGCTTGGAGATATGTTCAAAATTAAACCTTCTAAAACCAAACAAAATGAAAAAGAATATGGGAATGATTGA
- the trxA gene encoding thioredoxin: MMEHLTEQSFKEKVFNYEVNKEWKFEGDKPCIIDFYADWCAPCRMVAPVLDELSKDFDGKVDIYKINTEQEQTLAAVFGIQSIPSILFVPKDGQPQMTMGAMPKEAFVKAINEVLLPNNN; encoded by the coding sequence ATCATGGAACACTTGACTGAACAAAGTTTCAAAGAAAAGGTATTCAATTACGAAGTAAATAAGGAATGGAAATTTGAAGGCGATAAACCTTGTATCATTGACTTCTATGCCGACTGGTGCGCGCCCTGCCGCATGGTGGCGCCTGTACTCGATGAATTGTCGAAAGATTTTGATGGGAAAGTTGACATCTATAAAATAAATACTGAGCAGGAACAAACGCTTGCTGCCGTGTTCGGTATTCAAAGCATTCCTTCGATATTGTTTGTGCCGAAAGACGGACAGCCGCAAATGACCATGGGTGCTATGCCCAAAGAGGCATTTGTAAAGGCAATCAATGAAGTGTTGCTGCCTAATAATAATTAA